From Planctomycetota bacterium, one genomic window encodes:
- a CDS encoding sigma 54-interacting transcriptional regulator yields the protein MPRLIVTGPDGQEQVFEFEAGVVRIGRAEDNSVVVDDPAVEPEHCVIEPQPDGRYKLIDLETQAGTEVNGRKVNVHLLEDRDRIYVGDVSILFEHGSAAGEPSRPPRFRVVRRRGRRILQKRVPAAPRTAAPELALDQLRAVLADLAARGGTEALDAARETLEQLYQEHAGEPLYEALLLERENLYRMLEINKLLNSEHNLKKLLELIMDSVIELTGAERGFLILREQDSLVIKVARNFDRESIRKPEFKVSHSVAEEVLRTGRPLLSADALSDPGLPAAGSVTELQLRSLLCVPLRIRDSVLGCVYIDNRFETGLFRESELPLLQGFADQAAIAIENARLFEENLRRQEELRRQGEEIARLNALLKEKVEKQYVELSKVKQDLLSSRRDVPLRHDFSTIVGQSRALKEVFALLDKVIDTDEPVLIHGESGTGKELVARAIHFNSPRARAGRFVSENCSAIPDTLLESELFGHEKGAFTGAVASKPGLFELAHRGTLFLDEIGDMSLDMQKKLLRALQEGEIRRVGGKDVLKVDVRLISASNKDLADLIRAGRFREDLYYRLNVVKITLPPLRDRREDIPLLVEHFLEKIARETGQPRKRVDEVAFWYLRAYSWPGNVRELENEIRRAVALSEDVITVDALKEEIRSQELFRPAARLPSPGRLKDAVREAVEEVERKVIARTLQECGWKKAEAARLLGISRPTLDAKIEAYGLGPTGGV from the coding sequence ATGCCGCGCCTCATCGTCACCGGCCCCGACGGCCAGGAGCAGGTCTTCGAGTTCGAAGCCGGCGTCGTCCGCATCGGACGCGCCGAGGACAACTCCGTCGTCGTCGACGACCCCGCCGTTGAACCCGAGCACTGCGTCATCGAACCCCAGCCCGACGGACGCTACAAGCTGATCGACCTCGAAACCCAGGCGGGCACCGAGGTCAACGGCCGCAAGGTGAACGTCCACCTCCTGGAGGATCGGGACCGCATCTACGTGGGAGACGTCTCGATCCTCTTCGAGCACGGATCCGCCGCGGGCGAACCCTCCCGCCCCCCGCGCTTCCGCGTGGTCCGCCGCCGCGGGCGCCGGATCCTCCAGAAGCGCGTCCCCGCCGCGCCCCGGACGGCCGCACCCGAGCTTGCGCTCGACCAGCTCCGCGCCGTCCTGGCCGACCTCGCCGCCCGCGGAGGAACCGAGGCCCTCGACGCCGCCCGCGAGACGCTCGAGCAGCTCTACCAGGAACACGCCGGGGAGCCCCTCTACGAGGCTCTGCTCCTCGAGCGCGAGAACCTCTACCGGATGCTCGAGATCAACAAGCTCCTCAACTCGGAACACAACCTGAAGAAGCTTCTCGAGCTCATCATGGATTCCGTGATCGAGCTGACGGGGGCCGAGCGGGGCTTTCTCATCCTCCGGGAACAGGACAGCCTGGTCATCAAGGTCGCCCGCAACTTCGACCGCGAATCCATCCGCAAGCCCGAATTCAAGGTCAGCCACTCCGTCGCCGAGGAGGTCCTGCGCACCGGACGGCCGCTCCTGTCGGCTGACGCCCTCAGCGATCCGGGCCTGCCCGCCGCCGGCAGCGTCACCGAGCTTCAGCTCCGGTCGCTGCTGTGCGTGCCCCTGCGGATCCGCGACTCGGTCCTCGGGTGCGTTTACATCGATAACCGGTTCGAGACGGGCCTCTTCCGGGAAAGCGAGCTGCCGCTCCTGCAGGGCTTCGCCGACCAGGCCGCCATCGCCATCGAGAACGCCCGGCTCTTCGAGGAAAACCTGCGCCGCCAGGAGGAGCTGCGCCGCCAGGGCGAGGAAATCGCGCGCCTGAACGCCCTCCTCAAGGAAAAGGTCGAAAAGCAGTACGTCGAGCTCTCGAAGGTCAAGCAGGACCTCCTCTCCTCCCGGCGCGACGTGCCCCTCCGCCACGATTTCAGCACGATCGTGGGCCAGTCCCGCGCCCTCAAGGAAGTCTTCGCGCTCCTCGACAAAGTCATCGACACCGACGAGCCCGTCCTCATCCACGGCGAAAGCGGCACGGGCAAGGAGCTCGTCGCCCGGGCCATCCACTTCAATTCGCCGCGCGCCCGCGCGGGCCGGTTCGTCAGCGAAAACTGCTCGGCCATCCCCGACACCCTCCTCGAAAGCGAGCTGTTCGGCCACGAGAAAGGCGCCTTCACGGGAGCCGTCGCCTCCAAGCCGGGACTCTTCGAGCTGGCCCACCGGGGCACGCTTTTCCTCGACGAGATCGGCGACATGTCCCTGGACATGCAGAAAAAACTCCTGCGCGCGCTCCAGGAAGGCGAGATCCGCCGCGTGGGCGGAAAGGACGTCCTCAAGGTGGACGTCCGCCTCATCAGCGCCTCCAACAAGGATCTCGCCGACCTCATCCGCGCCGGCCGCTTCCGCGAAGATCTCTACTACCGCCTCAACGTCGTCAAGATCACGCTCCCCCCGCTGCGCGACCGGCGCGAGGACATCCCCCTGCTCGTCGAGCACTTCCTCGAGAAGATCGCCCGGGAAACCGGCCAGCCCCGCAAGCGCGTCGACGAGGTGGCCTTCTGGTACCTGCGCGCCTATTCCTGGCCGGGCAACGTCCGGGAACTCGAAAACGAGATCCGCCGCGCCGTCGCCCTGTCCGAAGACGTCATCACCGTGGACGCCCTCAAGGAGGAAATCCGTTCCCAGGAGCTTTTCCGGCCCGCCGCCCGCCTCCCTTCCCCCGGCCGCCTCAAGGACGCCGTCCGCGAGGCCGTCGAGGAAGTCGAACGCAAAGTCATCGCCCGAACGCTCCAGGAGTGCGGCTGGAAGAAGGCCGAGGCGGCCAGGCTCCTCGGAATCTCGCGCCCCACCCTCGACGCCAAGATCGAAGCCTACGGCCTGGGCCCCACGGGCGGCGTCTAA